One region of Streptomyces capillispiralis genomic DNA includes:
- a CDS encoding UvrD-helicase domain-containing protein encodes MSSSSSTSGLSHPRVRRGDRGAHRLVRTPPARVNPPSLDAAQRSVVDHRTGPLLVLAGPGTGKTTTLVESVAARIARGGDPERILVLTFSRKAAVELRDRMALRMGAARAPQATTFHSFCYALIRAHQDSDLFVEPLRLLSGPEQDVTVRELLAGQVDLERLGLAHVRWPDDLRACLTTRGFADEVRAVLARSRELGLGPDALDAFARRIGRPDWRAASAFLAEYLDVLDLQGVLDYAELVHRAVLLARRPEIAGQLAARYDAVYVDEYQDTDPAQVRLLHALAGGRTLVAFGDPDQSIYAFRGADVGGILEFPYAFPRADGRPAPVEVLRTSRRSGAALLEATRRVTRRMPLPRLPAEKVRAHRELTAARDGGRVEVYTYPTSGTELDNIADILRRAHLEDGVPWNDMAVLVRAGSRTLPTVRRALTSAGVPVDVDGDDLPLRHEPAVAPLLTALRAVATAEAGERDDDIRGDADTARDDALARGADTGRVDGGARSADTAPDDAARNADDARYDEGGAADDDAPEAGEADDAATEAGEADDDAPEAGEADDGAPEAEEADDAALEADGAASGAGPCWLDTETALTLLASPLAGMDAADLRRLGRALREEERAAGNPLPPPSDELLARALAEPERLAVHDPAYARGAQRLGALLRRARERLAGGGTAEEALWDLWDGTPWPQRLERSARRGGAAGRNADRDLDAVCALFATAARAEERTGGRGALNFLEEIDAEDIAADTLTRRAARPDAVRLMTAHRSKGLEWRLVVVAGVQEGLWPDLRRRGSLLEADRIGRDGLAEPLTPGALLAEERRLFYVAATRARERLVVTAVKAPADDGDQPSRFLTELGVEPKDVTGRPRRPLSVAALVAELRATTVDPRVSDTLREAAAQRLARLAALADEDGRPLVPSAHPYRWWGMFEPTRSKVPLRDRDQPVVLSGSALEQLANTCALQWFLGREVKADAPATAAQGFGNVVHVLADEVASGHTPADLDVLMERLDSVWNALAFDAPWKSAQEKENARVALERFLRWHVMDRTGRTPVASEHDFDVTLEAGGYEVRIRGQMDRVETDGDGRAYVVDFKTGKQAPSSAEVARHPQLAVYQLAVRAGAVDAAFDGARPEPGGAELVQLRQGAAKRDGGESLPKVQAQEPLEGEWVGDLLATAAGKVLDERFTPTAGQHCAHCAFRASCSARPEGRHVVE; translated from the coding sequence GTGAGCTCCTCTTCCTCCACCAGCGGCCTGTCGCACCCCCGGGTGCGGCGGGGGGACCGTGGTGCTCATCGACTGGTGCGTACCCCGCCGGCTCGCGTGAACCCCCCTTCTCTTGACGCCGCACAGCGCTCCGTGGTTGACCACAGGACCGGCCCGCTGCTCGTCCTCGCAGGTCCGGGGACCGGAAAGACGACCACCCTGGTCGAGTCCGTGGCCGCGCGGATCGCCCGCGGCGGGGACCCCGAGCGCATCCTGGTGCTGACGTTCAGCCGCAAGGCCGCCGTCGAGCTGCGCGACCGCATGGCGCTGCGGATGGGGGCCGCGCGCGCCCCGCAGGCGACCACGTTCCACTCGTTCTGCTACGCCCTGATCCGAGCCCACCAGGACAGCGACCTCTTCGTGGAGCCGCTGCGGCTGCTGTCGGGCCCCGAGCAGGACGTCACCGTCCGCGAGCTGCTCGCCGGACAGGTGGACCTGGAGCGGCTCGGTCTGGCCCATGTGCGCTGGCCGGACGACCTGCGCGCCTGCCTGACCACGCGCGGCTTCGCCGACGAGGTCCGCGCGGTGCTCGCCCGCAGCCGCGAACTGGGCCTCGGCCCCGACGCCCTGGACGCCTTCGCCCGCCGCATCGGACGCCCCGACTGGCGCGCCGCCTCCGCCTTCCTCGCCGAGTACCTCGACGTCCTCGACCTGCAGGGCGTCCTCGACTACGCCGAACTGGTCCACCGCGCGGTGCTCCTCGCCCGCCGCCCCGAGATCGCCGGGCAGCTCGCCGCGCGGTACGACGCCGTCTACGTCGACGAGTACCAGGACACCGACCCGGCCCAGGTACGGCTGCTGCACGCGCTGGCCGGCGGACGCACCCTCGTCGCCTTCGGCGACCCCGACCAGTCGATCTACGCCTTCCGGGGCGCGGACGTGGGCGGCATCCTGGAGTTCCCGTACGCCTTCCCCCGCGCGGACGGCCGCCCGGCCCCCGTCGAGGTGCTGCGCACCTCCCGTCGCTCCGGCGCCGCCCTGCTGGAGGCCACCCGGCGGGTGACCCGGAGGATGCCGCTGCCCCGGCTGCCCGCCGAGAAGGTCCGCGCCCACCGGGAGCTGACCGCGGCACGGGACGGCGGCCGGGTCGAGGTGTACACGTACCCGACGTCCGGCACCGAGCTGGACAACATCGCCGACATCCTGCGCAGGGCGCATCTGGAGGACGGCGTCCCCTGGAACGACATGGCCGTCCTGGTACGGGCCGGCTCCCGGACCCTGCCCACGGTCCGCCGCGCGCTCACGTCGGCGGGCGTCCCCGTGGACGTCGACGGCGACGACCTGCCCCTGCGCCACGAACCGGCGGTCGCCCCACTGCTGACAGCCCTGCGCGCGGTGGCGACGGCGGAGGCGGGGGAGCGGGACGACGACATCCGGGGGGATGCCGACACCGCGCGGGACGATGCTCTCGCGCGGGGTGCCGACACCGGGCGGGTCGACGGCGGCGCGCGGAGTGCCGACACCGCGCCGGACGACGCCGCGCGGAACGCCGACGACGCGAGGTACGACGAAGGCGGGGCGGCGGACGACGACGCCCCGGAGGCCGGGGAGGCGGACGACGCGGCCACGGAGGCCGGGGAGGCGGACGACGACGCCCCGGAGGCCGGGGAGGCGGACGACGGCGCCCCGGAGGCTGAGGAGGCGGACGACGCGGCCCTGGAGGCCGACGGAGCGGCGTCGGGCGCCGGGCCCTGCTGGCTCGACACCGAGACCGCCCTCACCCTGCTCGCCTCACCCCTCGCCGGCATGGACGCCGCCGACCTGCGCCGGCTCGGACGGGCCCTGCGCGAGGAGGAACGGGCCGCGGGCAATCCGCTGCCCCCGCCCTCGGACGAACTGCTCGCGCGTGCCCTTGCCGAGCCCGAGCGGCTCGCCGTCCACGACCCCGCCTACGCGCGGGGCGCGCAGCGCCTCGGCGCCCTGCTGCGCCGTGCCCGCGAACGCCTCGCGGGCGGCGGTACGGCCGAAGAGGCCCTGTGGGACCTCTGGGACGGCACCCCGTGGCCCCAGCGACTGGAGCGCTCCGCGCGGCGCGGAGGCGCGGCCGGCCGCAACGCCGACCGGGACCTCGACGCCGTATGCGCGCTGTTCGCGACTGCCGCCCGCGCGGAGGAACGCACCGGCGGCCGGGGCGCGCTGAACTTCCTGGAGGAGATCGACGCCGAGGACATCGCCGCCGACACCCTCACACGCCGCGCCGCCCGCCCCGACGCCGTGCGCCTGATGACCGCGCACCGCTCCAAGGGCCTGGAGTGGCGCCTGGTCGTCGTGGCCGGTGTCCAGGAGGGCCTGTGGCCCGACCTGCGCCGACGGGGCTCCCTGCTGGAGGCCGACCGCATCGGCCGCGACGGACTCGCCGAACCCCTCACCCCCGGCGCACTGCTCGCCGAGGAGCGGCGCCTGTTCTACGTGGCCGCCACCCGCGCGCGTGAACGTCTCGTCGTCACCGCGGTGAAGGCACCCGCCGACGACGGCGACCAGCCCTCCCGCTTCCTGACCGAACTCGGCGTCGAGCCCAAGGACGTCACCGGACGCCCCCGCCGTCCCCTGTCCGTCGCCGCGCTCGTCGCCGAACTGCGCGCGACCACGGTCGACCCGCGCGTCTCGGACACCCTCCGGGAAGCGGCCGCCCAGCGGCTGGCCCGGCTCGCCGCGCTCGCCGACGAGGACGGCCGCCCCCTGGTGCCGTCCGCGCACCCGTACCGCTGGTGGGGCATGTTCGAACCGACGCGGTCCAAGGTGCCGCTGCGCGACCGCGACCAGCCCGTCGTGCTGTCCGGCAGCGCCCTCGAACAACTGGCCAACACCTGCGCCCTGCAGTGGTTCCTCGGCCGCGAGGTCAAGGCGGACGCGCCCGCCACCGCGGCCCAGGGCTTCGGCAACGTGGTGCACGTCCTGGCCGACGAGGTGGCCTCCGGGCACACCCCGGCCGACCTCGACGTCCTCATGGAGCGCCTCGACTCGGTGTGGAACGCGCTGGCCTTCGACGCGCCGTGGAAGTCGGCGCAGGAGAAGGAGAACGCGCGCGTGGCCCTCGAACGCTTCCTCAGGTGGCATGTGATGGACCGCACCGGACGCACCCCGGTGGCCAGCGAGCACGACTTCGACGTCACGCTCGAAGCGGGTGGCTACGAGGTGCGCATCCGCGGCCAGATGGACCGCGTCGAGACCGACGGCGACGGCCGCGCCTACGTCGTCGACTTCAAGACCGGCAAGCAGGCGCCCAGCTCCGCCGAGGTCGCCCGGCACCCCCAGCTCGCCGTCTACCAGCTCGCCGTCCGCGCGGGCGCCGTCGACGCGGCCTTCGACGGAGCGCGCCCCGAACCGGGCGGTGCCGAACTCGTCCAGCTGCGCCAGGGCGCCGCGAAACGGGACGGCGGCGAGAGCCTGCCCAAGGTGCAGGCCCAGGAGCCGCTGGAGGGGGAGTGGGTCGGTGACCTGCTGGCCACGGCCGCCGGCAAGGTCCTCGACGAACGGTTCACCCCCACCGCGGGCCAGCACTGCGCCCACTGCGCGTTTCGGGCCTCGTGCAGCGCCCGACCGGAAGGCCGCCACGTCGTCGAATGA
- a CDS encoding MGMT family protein, producing MSQESLPSGDGPEHADALPEYAERVLEVAELIPPGRVMTYGDVAEWLEEGGPRQVGRVMALYGGAVPWWRVVRADGVLLPGHELRALGHYRAEGTPLKEASRAAEGHVPRLDMRRARWDGGGHTEGHT from the coding sequence ATGAGCCAGGAGAGCCTTCCGTCCGGCGACGGCCCGGAGCACGCGGACGCCCTGCCGGAGTACGCCGAGCGGGTCCTCGAGGTGGCCGAGCTGATCCCGCCGGGGCGTGTCATGACCTATGGGGACGTGGCCGAGTGGCTGGAGGAGGGCGGTCCCCGTCAGGTCGGCCGCGTGATGGCCCTCTACGGGGGAGCCGTTCCGTGGTGGCGCGTCGTCCGCGCGGACGGTGTGCTGCTGCCGGGCCACGAACTGAGAGCCCTCGGCCACTACCGCGCGGAGGGCACGCCTCTCAAGGAGGCGAGCCGGGCCGCGGAGGGTCATGTGCCGCGCCTCGACATGAGGCGTGCGCGGTGGGACGGCGGCGGGCACACCGAGGGTCACACCTGA
- a CDS encoding lysylphosphatidylglycerol synthase transmembrane domain-containing protein, producing MKQQGAHPGDTEGTPDASSRPDTADPDTVHIDEVEGDEPLLPARVHRPSDLMRLLGGVLAVVVLLAIAAFAHGTTSGLEQDINKGTGQAPDLLIKIAGLASSIAILLVPVAFAIERLIKRDGLRIADGVLAAVLAHGVTLATDLWVARAAPDSIQEALTQPSPGDIHALTDPVHGYLAPVIAYMTAVGMSRRPRWRAVLWVVLLLDAFSMLVTGYTTPFSIILTVLIGWTVAYGTLYAVGSPNVRPTGRTLMAGLRTVGFRPVSAARVEAADAAEAGDRGRRYFVTLEDGPPLDVTVVDREQQAQGFFYRAWRNLALRGFATRSSLQSLRQALEQEALLAYAAIAAGANAPKLIATSELGPDAVMLVYEHSGGRTLDSLADEEITDDLLRDTWHQVRALQSRRIAHRRLVGDAILVDRSGTVILTDLRVGEIAAGDLLLRMDTSQLLVTLGLRVGAERAVASALSVLGPDTVADCLPMLQPIALSRSTRATLRKLARERAEREREAVLEASRHSRPARAEHGADDDAHPVALEKVDKKAVRAEQRAEKRAIDEALEEAREEDLLAQIRHEVLRIRPQAPVEPARLERVRPRTLISFIAGAIGAYFLLTQLTHIEFGPLIANAEWGWVAAAVLFSAASYVAAAMALLGFVPERVPFPRTVAAQVAGSFVKIVAPAAVGGVALNTRFLQRAGVRPGLAVASVGASQLFGLGCHILMLLAFGYLTGTEKTPSLTPSRTVIGGLLTVAVLVLVVTSVPFLRKFVVTRVRSLFAGVVPRMLDVLQRPQKLVTGIGGMLLLTACFVMCLDASIRAFGDETTSVSLASVAVVFLAGNALGSAAPTPGGVGAVEATLTVGLIAVGLPKEVAAPAVLLFRLLTLWLPVLPGWLAFNHLTRKAAL from the coding sequence ATGAAGCAGCAGGGCGCGCACCCCGGAGACACGGAGGGCACCCCTGACGCGTCGTCGCGCCCGGACACCGCGGACCCCGACACGGTGCACATCGACGAGGTCGAGGGTGACGAGCCACTGCTCCCCGCGCGGGTGCACCGCCCGTCCGACCTCATGCGACTCCTGGGCGGCGTCCTCGCCGTCGTGGTGCTGCTGGCGATCGCCGCCTTCGCCCACGGCACCACCTCGGGCCTCGAACAGGACATCAACAAGGGCACCGGCCAGGCGCCCGACCTGCTCATCAAGATCGCGGGTCTGGCGTCCAGCATCGCGATCCTCCTGGTGCCGGTCGCCTTCGCCATCGAGCGGCTGATCAAACGGGACGGACTGCGGATCGCCGACGGCGTGCTCGCCGCCGTCCTCGCGCACGGTGTGACACTCGCCACCGACCTGTGGGTCGCGCGCGCCGCCCCGGACTCGATCCAGGAGGCGCTCACCCAGCCCTCCCCCGGGGACATCCACGCGCTGACCGACCCGGTGCACGGCTACCTGGCCCCGGTCATCGCGTACATGACGGCCGTCGGCATGTCCCGCAGACCCCGGTGGCGCGCCGTGCTGTGGGTGGTGCTGCTCCTCGACGCCTTCTCGATGCTCGTCACCGGCTACACGACACCGTTCTCGATCATCCTCACCGTGCTGATCGGCTGGACCGTCGCCTACGGCACCCTCTACGCGGTCGGCTCGCCCAATGTGCGCCCCACGGGCCGCACCCTGATGGCGGGCCTGCGCACCGTCGGTTTCCGCCCCGTGAGCGCCGCCCGCGTGGAGGCCGCGGACGCCGCCGAGGCGGGCGACCGGGGGCGCCGCTACTTCGTCACCCTGGAGGACGGTCCGCCGCTGGACGTCACGGTGGTCGACCGCGAACAGCAGGCGCAGGGCTTCTTCTACCGCGCGTGGCGCAATCTGGCGCTGCGCGGCTTCGCCACCCGCAGCAGCCTCCAGTCACTGCGCCAGGCGCTGGAGCAGGAGGCGCTGCTGGCCTACGCGGCCATCGCGGCCGGCGCCAACGCGCCCAAGCTGATCGCGACCTCCGAGCTCGGTCCCGACGCGGTGATGCTCGTCTACGAGCACAGCGGCGGACGCACCCTGGACTCGCTGGCGGACGAGGAGATCACCGACGACCTGCTGCGCGACACCTGGCACCAGGTACGGGCCCTGCAGTCCCGCCGTATCGCGCACCGCAGGCTGGTGGGCGACGCCATCCTGGTGGATCGTTCCGGCACGGTGATCCTCACCGACCTGCGCGTCGGCGAGATCGCGGCCGGTGATCTGCTGCTGCGCATGGACACCTCCCAGCTGCTGGTGACGCTGGGCCTCAGGGTGGGCGCCGAACGCGCGGTGGCCTCCGCGCTGAGCGTCCTCGGTCCCGACACCGTGGCGGACTGTCTGCCGATGCTCCAGCCGATCGCGCTGAGCCGCTCCACGCGCGCGACCCTGCGCAAGCTGGCCAGGGAGCGGGCGGAGCGGGAGCGCGAGGCGGTCCTGGAGGCCTCCCGGCACTCCCGGCCGGCCCGCGCGGAGCACGGCGCGGACGACGACGCACACCCCGTGGCGCTGGAGAAGGTCGACAAGAAGGCCGTACGCGCCGAGCAGCGGGCCGAGAAGCGGGCCATCGACGAGGCCCTGGAGGAGGCCCGCGAGGAGGATCTGCTGGCCCAGATCCGGCACGAGGTGCTGCGGATCAGGCCGCAGGCCCCGGTCGAGCCGGCCCGTCTGGAGCGGGTGCGCCCGCGCACGCTGATCAGTTTCATCGCGGGGGCCATCGGCGCGTACTTCCTGCTGACGCAGCTCACCCACATCGAGTTCGGCCCGCTGATCGCGAACGCGGAGTGGGGCTGGGTGGCCGCGGCGGTGCTGTTCTCGGCGGCCAGTTATGTCGCGGCGGCCATGGCGCTGCTCGGGTTCGTACCGGAGCGGGTGCCGTTCCCGCGGACGGTGGCGGCGCAGGTCGCCGGGTCGTTCGTGAAGATCGTCGCGCCGGCGGCGGTGGGCGGTGTCGCACTGAACACGCGCTTCCTCCAGCGCGCGGGGGTGCGGCCGGGGCTCGCGGTGGCGAGCGTGGGCGCGTCGCAGCTCTTCGGGCTCGGCTGCCACATCCTGATGCTGCTGGCCTTCGGCTATCTGACCGGTACCGAGAAGACGCCCTCCCTCACTCCGTCCCGCACGGTCATCGGGGGCCTGTTGACGGTGGCGGTGCTGGTGCTGGTGGTGACCTCGGTGCCGTTCCTGCGGAAGTTCGTCGTCACCCGCGTGCGGTCGCTGTTCGCCGGGGTCGTGCCGCGCATGCTCGATGTGCTGCAGCGGCCGCAGAAGCTGGTCACCGGTATCGGCGGCATGCTGCTGCTGACGGCCTGCTTCGTGATGTGCCTGGACGCCTCGATCCGGGCGTTCGGCGACGAGACGACCTCGGTCAGCCTCGCGAGCGTCGCCGTCGTGTTCCTCGCGGGCAACGCGCTGGGGTCGGCGGCGCCGACACCCGGTGGTGTGGGCGCGGTGGAGGCGACCCTGACGGTCGGTCTGATCGCGGTCGGGCTGCCCAAGGAGGTCGCCGCGCCGGCCGTCCTGCTCTTCCGGCTGCTGACCCTGTGGCTGCCGGTGCTCCCCGGATGGCTGGCCTTCAACCACCTCACGCGCAAGGCGGCCCTGTAG
- a CDS encoding alpha/beta hydrolase — MSRPFRLRAAALAVVAVLLPALLTGCGEDDRDEDLTGQQLSWEDCPAPAEAQGGGAAPSPLPGGRGKWSCATMKAPLDWDDPDGATIDLALIRARSSGSADRRIGSLIFNFGGPGLSGVHTLPAFGTQYATLRTRYDLVGFDPRGVGRSAPVLCLDDRRLDAYLQQDATPDDSAERTELMETTTEFNAACEKNSGRTLAHVRTADAARDLDLMRQVLGDDELHYFGVSYGTELGGVYAHLFPGKVGHAVFDAVVDPTQDAEQSSLGQARGFQLALGNYAEHCVSQTGPCPVGDSAQDVKDRIGRLLKDLDSRPIPGAFPRELTQTAATSGIAQALYSQELWDFLTDGLQEAYDGDGTILMLLSDALAGRDDGGGYSNIVAANVAVSCSDHRSRYTPADVERRLPRFRAASGLFGEYMAWGLVGCTDWAVPGAADHPDVSAPGAAPILVIGNTGDPATPYEGARRMVEELGEGVGVELTYEGQGHGAYTSDNRCVRDAVHGYLLDGKVPAAGTVCS, encoded by the coding sequence CTGTCCCGGCCCTTCCGCCTGCGGGCCGCCGCCCTGGCCGTCGTCGCCGTACTGCTGCCGGCCCTGCTGACGGGCTGCGGCGAGGACGACAGGGACGAGGACCTGACGGGGCAGCAGCTGAGCTGGGAGGACTGTCCTGCCCCGGCCGAGGCGCAGGGCGGCGGCGCCGCCCCGTCCCCGCTGCCCGGCGGCCGGGGCAAGTGGAGCTGCGCCACCATGAAGGCGCCGCTGGACTGGGACGATCCCGACGGCGCCACCATCGACCTGGCGCTGATCCGGGCCAGGTCGAGCGGCTCGGCGGACCGGCGCATCGGCTCCCTGATCTTCAACTTCGGCGGTCCCGGCCTCTCCGGCGTCCACACGCTGCCCGCCTTCGGCACGCAGTACGCGACCCTGCGGACCCGCTACGACCTGGTGGGCTTCGACCCCCGCGGGGTGGGCCGCAGCGCACCCGTGCTCTGCCTCGACGACCGGCGGCTCGACGCGTACCTCCAGCAGGACGCCACCCCCGACGACAGCGCCGAACGCACCGAACTCATGGAGACCACCACCGAGTTCAACGCGGCCTGCGAGAAGAACTCCGGACGGACCCTCGCGCACGTGCGCACCGCGGACGCCGCCCGCGACCTGGACCTGATGCGCCAGGTCCTCGGCGACGACGAACTGCACTACTTCGGCGTCTCCTACGGCACCGAGCTCGGCGGCGTCTACGCCCACCTGTTCCCCGGGAAGGTGGGCCACGCGGTGTTCGACGCGGTCGTGGACCCCACACAGGACGCGGAGCAGAGCTCGCTGGGCCAGGCGCGCGGGTTCCAGCTCGCGCTCGGCAACTACGCCGAGCACTGCGTCTCGCAGACCGGTCCGTGCCCGGTCGGCGACAGCGCGCAGGACGTCAAGGACCGTATCGGCAGGCTGCTGAAGGACCTCGACAGCCGGCCGATCCCCGGCGCCTTCCCGCGGGAGCTGACCCAGACCGCGGCGACCAGCGGCATCGCGCAGGCCCTGTACTCCCAGGAGCTCTGGGACTTCCTCACCGACGGTCTCCAGGAGGCGTACGACGGCGACGGGACGATCCTGATGCTGCTGTCCGACGCGCTGGCCGGGCGCGACGATGGGGGCGGGTACAGCAACATCGTCGCGGCCAACGTCGCCGTCAGCTGCTCGGACCACCGTTCCCGCTACACCCCCGCGGACGTGGAGCGCAGGCTGCCGCGGTTCCGGGCGGCGTCCGGTCTGTTCGGCGAGTACATGGCGTGGGGGCTGGTCGGCTGCACCGACTGGGCGGTGCCGGGGGCGGCCGATCATCCGGACGTGAGTGCTCCGGGCGCGGCCCCGATCCTGGTGATCGGCAACACGGGCGACCCGGCCACACCGTACGAGGGGGCGCGCAGGATGGTGGAGGAGCTGGGTGAGGGCGTCGGTGTGGAACTGACGTACGAGGGGCAGGGGCACGGGGCCTACACCAGCGACAACCGGTGCGTGCGGGACGCGGTGCACGGCTACCTGCTGGACGGGAAGGTGCCGGCGGCCGGGACCGTCTGCTCCTGA
- a CDS encoding alpha/beta hydrolase, which yields MTRITRWTALTVAAALLTAGCSGSSDDGSGGDGKSGGTALDWGRCKGGEDAPAPGDDWQCATLRVPLDWAKPDGPTVGLALIRAKATGDDRLGSLLFNFGGPGGSGVSTMPSYAATASELRERYDLVSWDPRGVAASEGVRCRDDKAIQAAESSVDGTPDTPEEERAFLADAADFGKGCQERAGKLMAHVSTTDTARDMDRIRQALGDDRLNYFGISYGTELGGVYAHLFPEKVGRMTLDAVVDPSADTMGHAKNQTRGFQTALDNYLRSTGRDPEQGTREIAELLDRIDAEPLPTSSSGRELTQTLALTGIVLPLYSKDGWPALTSALKAAEEGDGSELLALADGYNDRDTSGRYGTTTHSQRVISCLDDKQRPTVAETKKLLPEFEEISPVFGSFLGWDTAGWCHDWPVPGQHDTPEVSAPGAAPVLVVGNTGDPATPYEGARKMADELGEGVGVVLTWKGEGHGAYGSGSDCVDSTVNAYLLDGTVPEDGKVCS from the coding sequence ATGACCCGAATCACACGGTGGACGGCCCTGACGGTCGCCGCCGCGCTGCTGACGGCGGGCTGCAGCGGCTCGTCGGACGACGGCTCCGGGGGCGACGGCAAGAGCGGCGGGACGGCGCTCGACTGGGGACGCTGCAAGGGCGGCGAAGACGCTCCCGCTCCGGGCGACGACTGGCAGTGCGCCACCCTGCGGGTGCCGCTGGACTGGGCGAAGCCCGACGGCCCGACCGTCGGACTGGCCCTGATCCGGGCGAAGGCGACGGGGGACGACCGTCTCGGCTCACTGCTGTTCAACTTCGGCGGCCCCGGCGGCTCGGGCGTTTCCACGATGCCGTCCTACGCCGCCACGGCCTCCGAGCTGCGCGAGCGGTACGACCTGGTGAGCTGGGACCCGCGCGGGGTGGCCGCCAGCGAGGGCGTCCGCTGCCGTGACGACAAGGCCATCCAGGCCGCCGAGTCGTCGGTGGACGGCACCCCGGACACCCCGGAGGAGGAGCGGGCGTTCCTCGCGGACGCCGCCGACTTCGGCAAGGGCTGCCAGGAGCGGGCCGGCAAGCTGATGGCCCATGTGTCGACCACGGACACCGCGCGCGACATGGACCGCATCCGGCAGGCCCTCGGCGACGACAGGCTGAACTACTTCGGCATCTCCTACGGCACCGAGCTGGGCGGGGTCTACGCCCACCTGTTCCCCGAGAAGGTCGGGCGGATGACGCTCGACGCGGTGGTCGACCCAAGCGCCGACACGATGGGGCACGCCAAGAACCAGACGCGCGGCTTCCAGACGGCGCTGGACAACTACCTGCGGTCCACGGGCCGGGACCCCGAGCAGGGGACACGGGAGATCGCGGAGCTGCTGGACCGGATCGACGCCGAACCGCTGCCGACGTCCTCGTCCGGGCGCGAGCTGACGCAGACCCTGGCGCTGACCGGCATCGTGCTGCCGCTCTACAGCAAGGACGGCTGGCCGGCGCTGACCAGCGCGCTGAAGGCGGCGGAGGAGGGGGACGGTTCGGAGCTGCTGGCGCTGGCCGACGGCTACAACGACCGCGACACCTCGGGACGCTACGGCACGACGACCCACTCGCAGCGGGTCATATCGTGCCTGGACGACAAGCAGCGGCCGACTGTGGCGGAGACGAAGAAGCTGCTGCCCGAATTCGAGGAGATCTCCCCCGTGTTCGGGTCCTTCCTGGGCTGGGACACGGCGGGCTGGTGCCACGACTGGCCGGTCCCCGGCCAGCACGACACCCCCGAGGTGAGCGCGCCGGGCGCTGCGCCGGTCCTGGTGGTGGGCAACACCGGCGACCCGGCCACGCCGTACGAGGGCGCCCGGAAGATGGCGGACGAGCTGGGCGAGGGCGTCGGTGTGGTGCTCACCTGGAAGGGCGAGGGCCATGGCGCGTACGGCAGTGGGAGCGACTGTGTGGACTCCACGGTGAACGCGTATCTGCTGGACGGCACGGTGCCCGAGGACGGCAAGGTCTGCTCATGA
- the moeZ gene encoding adenylyltransferase/sulfurtransferase MoeZ — MSLPPLVEPAPELTVDEVRRYSRHLIIPDVGMDGQKRLKNAKVLCVGAGGLGSPALMYMAAAGVGTLGIVEFDEVDESNLQRQIIHSQADIGRPKAESARDTVKGINPYVNVILHEERLEADNVMEIFSQYDLIVDGTDNFATRYLVNDACVLLNKPYVWGSIYRFDGQASVFWSEHGPCYRCLYPEPPPPGMVPSCAEGGVLGVLCASVGSIQVNEAIKLLAGIGEPLVGRLMIYDALEMQYRQVKVRKDPDCAVCGENPTVTELIDYEAFCGVVSEEAQAAAVDSTITPKQLKEWIDDGESIELIDVREPNEFEIVSIPGARLIPKNEFLMGTALESLPQDKKIVLNCKTGVRSAEVLAVLKSAGFADAVHVGGGVIGWVNQIEPEKPVY; from the coding sequence GTGTCGCTGCCACCCCTGGTCGAGCCGGCCCCCGAGCTCACCGTAGACGAGGTCCGCAGGTACTCCCGCCACCTGATCATCCCCGATGTGGGCATGGACGGGCAGAAGCGGCTGAAGAACGCCAAGGTGCTCTGTGTGGGCGCCGGCGGCCTGGGTTCGCCGGCGCTGATGTACATGGCCGCCGCCGGTGTGGGCACGCTCGGCATCGTGGAGTTCGACGAGGTCGACGAGTCGAACCTGCAGCGTCAGATCATCCACAGCCAGGCCGACATCGGCCGTCCCAAGGCCGAGTCCGCCCGTGACACCGTCAAGGGCATCAACCCGTACGTGAACGTGATCCTTCACGAGGAGCGGCTCGAGGCCGACAACGTGATGGAGATCTTCAGCCAGTACGACCTGATCGTCGACGGCACGGACAACTTCGCGACCCGTTACCTGGTCAACGACGCCTGCGTGCTGCTGAACAAGCCGTACGTGTGGGGCTCGATCTACCGCTTCGACGGCCAGGCCTCGGTGTTCTGGTCCGAGCACGGCCCCTGCTACCGCTGCCTGTACCCGGAGCCCCCGCCGCCCGGCATGGTCCCCTCCTGCGCCGAGGGCGGCGTCCTGGGCGTGCTGTGCGCGTCCGTCGGCTCCATCCAGGTCAACGAGGCCATCAAGCTGCTCGCCGGCATCGGCGAGCCCCTCGTCGGCCGCCTGATGATCTACGACGCCCTGGAGATGCAGTACCGCCAGGTCAAGGTCCGCAAGGACCCCGACTGCGCGGTCTGCGGCGAGAACCCGACCGTCACCGAGCTCATCGACTACGAGGCCTTCTGCGGCGTCGTGTCCGAGGAGGCCCAGGCGGCGGCCGTCGACTCCACGATCACTCCCAAGCAGCTCAAGGAGTGGATCGACGACGGCGAGAGCATCGAGCTCATCGACGTGCGCGAGCCGAACGAGTTCGAGATCGTCTCCATCCCGGGCGCCCGCCTGATCCCCAAGAACGAGTTCCTCATGGGCACCGCCCTGGAGAGCCTCCCGCAGGACAAGAAGATCGTCCTGAACTGCAAGACGGGTGTCCGCAGTGCGGAAGTCCTCGCGGTCCTGAAGTCCGCGGGCTTCGCCGACGCGGTCCACGTCGGCGGCGGCGTGATCGGCTGGGTCAACCAGATCGAACCGGAGAAGCCGGTCTACTGA